Proteins encoded within one genomic window of Paraglaciecola psychrophila 170:
- a CDS encoding DUF3413 domain-containing protein — protein sequence MILAETPRRKLVTQLVNWGHWFALLNIIIAVTIAAIYILNSPAPGSITGTFYLFTNWLSHIGFLTFFAFVILILPLCYLVPNAKAVKVLSSILAALGLALLAFDALLYNKYGVHLSLNSAELIRSETQTAIAQFGWQQWGFLLLLFVVWLSFQLIVANALWQRIDRLQKRKLGLPIGGFFVSCFVISHALHVWADAKLYQPIVQQDNMFPLSYPATAKTLMARYSLLDIEDYQQRKALQFNQTIKGIIYPAEPVYCSVDSSKKVLLLSIVKGELPSSIASLSNFEHHYLLESSIDNGITTVLFGLPELYHSALKSYSPLLLQLPRSMGLSVSVYLDNTSHPQLAPYQKDWQQFTREVFDASSNLSIGFVQAEKLDELLTENVLAQYQVIVTTLVEQNAFKNSLLSNITINKAMSSLEDIAPTALNLLGCAAQAKAYSTGDTLTQKGNLNYIVSTQGSKVLLLTNNQRIEIMKNGIVRVFDLNTGDEAFSQVDPNILSQGIKHLSRFSAKRSIKPL from the coding sequence ATGATCCTAGCAGAAACCCCGCGCAGAAAATTAGTTACCCAGTTAGTCAACTGGGGCCATTGGTTTGCGTTGCTTAACATTATTATCGCAGTAACTATTGCTGCCATTTACATTCTTAATTCTCCTGCTCCCGGTTCGATAACCGGTACCTTTTACTTATTTACCAACTGGTTAAGCCATATAGGATTTTTAACCTTTTTTGCTTTTGTAATACTCATTTTACCACTTTGCTACTTAGTTCCAAATGCTAAGGCTGTAAAAGTGCTGAGTTCAATATTAGCGGCTCTAGGTTTGGCCCTGTTAGCTTTTGATGCATTACTGTACAACAAGTATGGTGTGCATCTTAGTCTTAATTCAGCGGAACTAATCCGTAGCGAAACACAAACCGCCATTGCTCAGTTTGGCTGGCAACAGTGGGGATTTTTATTGTTACTGTTTGTGGTGTGGTTGTCATTTCAATTAATTGTTGCGAATGCATTATGGCAGCGCATAGACAGATTACAAAAACGCAAATTGGGTTTACCGATAGGTGGCTTTTTTGTCAGTTGTTTTGTTATCAGCCATGCCTTGCATGTTTGGGCCGATGCCAAGTTGTATCAGCCAATTGTGCAGCAAGACAACATGTTTCCTTTATCATACCCTGCTACGGCTAAAACACTGATGGCCAGATACAGCTTGCTAGATATAGAAGATTACCAACAACGCAAAGCTTTACAGTTCAATCAAACCATCAAAGGTATTATATACCCCGCAGAGCCAGTTTACTGTTCTGTAGATAGCAGCAAAAAAGTCTTGTTATTATCCATAGTGAAAGGAGAACTTCCGAGTTCCATAGCAAGCTTGTCTAATTTTGAGCATCACTATCTACTTGAATCCTCTATCGACAACGGCATCACTACTGTTTTATTCGGATTGCCTGAGTTGTATCACTCTGCTTTAAAAAGTTACTCTCCATTATTACTTCAGCTACCGAGATCCATGGGATTAAGCGTATCTGTATATCTTGATAACACTAGCCATCCGCAGTTGGCACCTTATCAAAAAGATTGGCAGCAGTTTACACGAGAGGTGTTTGATGCCTCGAGCAATTTATCGATTGGTTTTGTCCAAGCAGAGAAATTAGACGAGCTTTTAACGGAAAATGTATTAGCACAATATCAGGTAATAGTGACAACTCTGGTAGAGCAAAACGCTTTTAAAAACTCATTATTAAGCAACATTACCATCAATAAAGCCATGTCTAGTCTAGAAGATATAGCACCCACTGCCCTAAATTTATTGGGCTGTGCAGCACAAGCTAAGGCTTACAGTACGGGGGATACACTCACCCAGAAAGGCAACCTCAACTACATTGTGAGCACTCAAGGCAGCAAAGTGTTGTTACTGACCAACAACCAGAGAATTGAAATCATGAAGAATGGTATCGTGCGTGTTTTTGACCTGAACACAGGCGACGAGGCCTTCAGCCAAGTTGACCCTAATATTCTTAGCCAAGGCATTAAACATCTAAGTCGCTTTTCGGCGAAACGTTCAATCAAACCTTTGTAA
- the yejK gene encoding nucleoid-associated protein YejK has translation MSALIHHFVVHQLAVNQQQELTLVPRASCFDVSPEIENLAQQINHAFNTKPGKGVGAFVTENAEIVSVSREPSANEEPSASTEPSANTKPRALAPHSVSFKTLLEDMQSEKSDFVEFSIQASELLKKSLIDTGTLETGFVVFSHYQFLATDYLMIAIINTKEHVEINRDLELTSSDHLDLAKMQLAVRIDLTQLAVSAEQLRYISFIKGRMGRKVSDFFMHFIGCEELVDVKQQNKQLLTTVDAFLSAEQLDPQEKHQARETVSAYYKEKLELGEDIQIQELAAKLPSDHVSFEEFNQGAELPLEEQFQADRGVLKTLAKFSGQGGGVSLSFERKLLGDRVSYDAGSDTLMIRGIPPNLKDQLLKSQS, from the coding sequence GTGAGTGCGTTGATCCATCATTTTGTTGTACACCAGTTGGCCGTTAATCAACAACAGGAGCTTACCTTAGTTCCCAGAGCAAGTTGTTTTGATGTGAGCCCAGAAATTGAAAATCTGGCTCAACAAATTAACCACGCTTTTAATACTAAGCCCGGAAAAGGGGTGGGTGCGTTTGTGACTGAAAACGCTGAGATAGTCAGTGTTAGTCGAGAGCCATCAGCTAATGAAGAGCCATCAGCGAGTACAGAGCCATCAGCGAATACAAAGCCGAGAGCCTTAGCTCCTCATTCGGTATCATTTAAAACATTGTTAGAAGACATGCAGTCTGAAAAGAGTGATTTTGTTGAATTTAGCATTCAAGCCAGCGAGCTGTTGAAAAAGTCTTTAATTGATACTGGCACACTTGAAACTGGGTTTGTGGTGTTTAGCCACTACCAGTTTTTAGCCACTGATTACTTGATGATAGCGATTATTAATACTAAGGAACATGTCGAGATAAATCGCGATTTGGAACTAACCAGCAGTGACCACTTAGATTTAGCCAAAATGCAACTAGCGGTTAGGATTGATTTGACTCAATTAGCTGTAAGCGCTGAACAGCTTCGGTATATCAGTTTTATTAAAGGACGTATGGGACGTAAAGTGTCTGATTTCTTTATGCATTTTATCGGCTGTGAAGAGTTGGTAGATGTTAAGCAACAAAATAAGCAGTTATTAACCACGGTAGATGCATTTTTATCAGCCGAACAATTAGACCCACAAGAGAAACACCAAGCCCGAGAAACGGTTTCGGCTTATTACAAAGAAAAGCTGGAGCTGGGAGAGGATATCCAAATACAAGAACTGGCTGCAAAACTGCCCAGCGATCATGTTAGCTTTGAGGAATTTAACCAAGGCGCAGAATTACCATTGGAAGAACAGTTTCAGGCGGATCGTGGTGTTTTAAAAACCTTAGCTAAGTTTAGCGGCCAAGGTGGAGGGGTTTCACTGAGTTTTGAACGTAAGTTACTAGGCGATAGAGTCAGTTACGATGCGGGTTCTGATACTCTAATGATTAGAGGTATTCCACCTAACTTGAAAGATCAACTTTTGAAATCTCAAAGCTGA
- a CDS encoding YejL family protein, which produces MPQQSKYSDSQFEAIMHDIIIALEKNQANRDLSLMVLGNVVTNIFHQQVPENQRQQMAEQFTQVLLKSINGK; this is translated from the coding sequence ATGCCGCAACAATCCAAATACTCTGACAGCCAATTTGAAGCCATCATGCATGACATCATTATTGCTTTAGAAAAAAACCAAGCAAATCGAGACCTATCACTTATGGTGCTAGGTAATGTCGTTACTAATATATTTCACCAGCAAGTTCCAGAAAACCAGCGCCAACAAATGGCTGAACAGTTTACACAAGTGCTACTAAAAAGTATCAACGGAAAATAA